A region of the Drosophila subpulchrella strain 33 F10 #4 breed RU33 chromosome 3L, RU_Dsub_v1.1 Primary Assembly, whole genome shotgun sequence genome:
AGGCGCAGCAAGGCATGTGGCAAGGCATTTGTTGTTCAAACTCACGCATGATTTTTGTTACTCAAATCATAAGACATACCAAGTCATTTAACCGAAATTTACTTTACGTGTATAttgataaatattattttcagcACCCAGTcgaacttttattttgttttttatattagAAAACATACATTTTTGGAATCATTTAAAAATGCATATGACTTTCTTTTGTGTGAATTAAATACAAACAGATTTAATTAAGACCTTAAATAGGTAATTACGAATTCTTTCAATGCCCAAAGTAAACGTAGTTTGCGTGATTCACTTTAATGATTAGTCTAATCTTAAAGTATCTCCCTTGTAAAAATCTCTCGGCGagcataaattatttttaaacgcGCTGCACGAAGCTCACATGAAAAAAACGTGCGAAATTTGTCAAGCAGCCAAATTCGCAAATGAAAGCaagaggaaaaataaaagggGCTAAAAACAGAGCAACATGAAAATCATGCTGCCACAAACGTGTGCCAAAAGAACTTTCAACTCACTTCGAATTATGTAGCATTAAATCAGTGTGCACTTTGATACCTGGGCATGCCTCTATTTATACGCGCCAGTCAATGATCCCCTCGAGTCGTTGACAGATGCCTCAATCCTTTCCAGCAGCCGCATCGTTCCTCACAACCGCACCAAATATGGTGACCACGTGTCATCTGAGGGATGGGATAAATAGAGAAGACCTCCCCTCTGATGGCGCCTTACCGAGACACTTTTTGTTGTTCTTCTGTACGACACCAAAATAAATCCATCGAAGGTCAAAGACTGCTGGATATGCCATTGTGTTGACAGTGAATATTGATTAAAGGTCATATCGATGGGGAAAATATATTCTGTGAAAAGATCACAAAGGTTTTTTCAACTAAAAGGTAGAATAGGGATAGTAGGTTGCTTAATGAAGGGAGTAAAAATAAAGATCCGTTTCCATGAATCCAATTAAATGATCCAAAGCGAGTATTagcatattataaaaatacatattataaaaatgatGAATTAATTATAACAAGAGTTAAAATTTAATGTATATTGTTAGACACCAAATATTTTCAAGTTTCCAActgcatttttttaatatcataTGTAGAAGATCTTATTCAACTAATATCTACTGTATTTTTTACGCATTATTCAAATACTGAACTCAAATCATTCTGCTACAAAACCCTACAACTGTTCACCAAAAATTTCCCGCCCCACTTATGCTGTcagaaaatagttttttatatgtatCATGTGGGGTCTTTATGCCGATCGTTCTGTTTGCCAACAGCAAATTTCGCAGACATTCTGTGGGCTATATGACAATGCAAagatatatacacatatataaaCAAGACAAGAAAAGAGCGCGCCAAATTCTCGTTGAAAGACAAACATGTGCTCGTCCTGTTGTCAAagcataatattttatttacttcaCACCGATCTAATGAAGTCATGATATAGAGCTCATGAAGTCAAAGCAGGAAGTGTGGCTCAGATGGGGATTATTGAAAGGGGAAAAGTGGAGCAGTAACACCCCCACACTCGAAAGAGTAGTTCTGTCTACCTAACTTTTCAAAATTAACGCTCATAAATTTGAATTAATTCCAACACGCACGGAAATAGAGAGGGAAAGCAAGCAGTGCAGCGAACTGCTTGCTGCGATCTCTACGGATTTCTCCCGATCTCAGGCAATGCAAAGTGGAGCAGAAACAccaccaaaaacgaaaaaatggTTCTGTTTACTTAACTATTCAAAATTAACGCTCGTACTATAGATTTGAAATAATTCCAACACGCACAGAAAGAGAGAAGAAGCAAGCAGTGCAGCGAACTGCTTgattctttctttctttctctCCCGATCTCTGGCACTCTCTCCGCCGATTTTCATTTATAATGGGCTGCCTGTTTTGGGTGGCGTTCAGTCTTTCCCGTTACTTCAATCCGTGCGTACGTCTATGTGTACCAGATAATTCATTCATCCAAATAAAATACAATCTCACTATCTGAGTGTGTGAGAGCATTCTAGCTATAGATTCTACAGATCTTCGCGATCTTCAAGTGGTTCTTGTGAAAAGCAAAATAGGCAAATCATTGCCAAAAagtggaaaataattatacaTACAAACAACTAAATTAAGTGGTTTTATTGTGTCCATTAATTGGAAATTTGTGTTCGTTCGTAGTTTCAAATCTAACGGTTTTTGGTGTGTTGAGATATTGATGAAAGGAAACTACGGATCTATAAAAGGAACTTCAAAAGTAAGCAAAAGGAAATGACTAAACAAACTAAATTTTTTAAGAGTCCATCACTCAAAAAACTCCCAAAAAACACACAGACTAAGTAAACAAACAGTCTGCACTTTGTCAAAGACTTGTCTTTCTCCCAATTGACTTGAAAAGTCGTTGCCCTTTCtccccaaaaaaaaggaaattaaaaCCGAAGAATTCCCATTTCCAGTAGCAATCGGTCCATGAGGAGTTTATTTTTGTTCAAGGCGCAAAATTTTCGGCTTCTCTTGGAATCTTTATTTGGGTTATATTTAGTCAACTTCCCGGGCCCCAAGAAAACGCTTGTCGAGAGTCCTAGTATCGATTTTCACTTTGGGTTCTATCCTAAAACTCAGGAATTGATTGAGGGTCTCTAAATAAAGATTATAGATCGCTACTTGGAATAGGTTTGATTTCGATGATTGTTAATTGGATAGCATTTGttgaatattatttgtaatCTAGCCAGTTTTTATAGTCCTAAACAGTCAGCTTTGGGATTTAGCATTCTTAAGGTTTAAAAAATTCAGATTCTGGatagaattttaatttatgaccattttattaaaattgtcgCATACACTTACCTTTCAAAAAGGTACTTtctttagaaaaataaaaaagttcgAGAAATATCACCCTCAATACTAGATAGATCTAAATTTAATATGCAATATTGAAAGGTTTCCCAACGTCACCTCTAGAAACCAGTAAAGATACATGTAAAACCAACCAACTGGCTTGGCTAAgtgaattttaattgaaaagtCGAAGAACTAGAACCGCCCCTAAAATTAAGCAATCAAGGAAATCAATTAGCTTAGCCCTATATAAAGCAATTTCCAAAAGGGATTATATTAATCACAGTTTGGACCTGCAACATGGACTACGACCGAATTCGACCAGTGCGACACTTGACAGGAATTCTGGAATGGTGGCGTCTTTGGCCAAAGCGAGGATCGATTTCTAGGCCGGATTGGACTAACTGGCGGGGATATCTGCTGCACATTCCCTTTACCTTGCTCTTTATGGTGCTTTTGTGGGTGGAGGCCATGATGAGCAGGGATATAGAACATACAGCCGATGTGCTTTTGATCTGCTTGACCACAACTGCTTTGGGGGCTAAAATGCTGAATAACTGGAAATATGCCCATGTGGCCCAAAAGATTTTAAGCGAATGGAGCACCTCGGATCTTTTTGAGTTAAGAAGCAAACAGGAAGTGGATATGTGGAAATTCGAGCATCGAAGATACAGACGCGTCTTCATTTTCTATGGTTTATGTAGTGGTGGTGTTATTCCTTTAATTGTGATCCAACCTCTGTTCGATATCCCCAATCGTTTGCCCTTTTGGATGTGGACACCCTTCAACTGGCATCAGCCGAATCTGTTTTGGTATCCATTTATCTATGAGGCCATAACCATTCCGGTTGTCTGCATTTGCAATATTACCATGGATGGTATTAATTGGTATATGATGTTGCATCTATCGCTCTGTTTGCGAATGTTGGGTCAGCGATTGAGTAGCCTTCGGCATGATgataaaaaactaaaagaaaAGTTCCTGGAATTGGTGCATGTGCATCACCGACTTAAACTACAGTCCTTGGACATTGAGAACTTTATTTCGAAGAGCACTTTC
Encoded here:
- the LOC119553162 gene encoding putative odorant receptor 71a gives rise to the protein MDYDRIRPVRHLTGILEWWRLWPKRGSISRPDWTNWRGYLLHIPFTLLFMVLLWVEAMMSRDIEHTADVLLICLTTTALGAKMLNNWKYAHVAQKILSEWSTSDLFELRSKQEVDMWKFEHRRYRRVFIFYGLCSGGVIPLIVIQPLFDIPNRLPFWMWTPFNWHQPNLFWYPFIYEAITIPVVCICNITMDGINWYMMLHLSLCLRMLGQRLSSLRHDDKKLKEKFLELVHVHHRLKLQSLDIENFISKSTFTQILVSSLIICFTIYSMQMRPVTQDLPGFAAMIQYLLAMIMQIMLPSIYGNAVIDSANMLTDCMYNSDWPDMNPRIRRLILMFMVYLNRPMTLKAGGFFHVGLPLFTKTMNQAYSLLALLLNMNQ